Within the Zerene cesonia ecotype Mississippi chromosome 10, Zerene_cesonia_1.1, whole genome shotgun sequence genome, the region CAGTATAGTTAGCCTACAACTGCACATATTATAGTGAAAAATGACTCtagcttaatttaaaatacattggtCATGAATATAGTTACAACGTTTTAAGCAAGTTCCTAATGATCTGATGTGAAtgtgcatttaataaaaaaagtcggttaaatgttaaatttgttacgtTTGCTTTTATAAACTTAACGAGTCACATAATATACAGGATCTTAAAAGTAACATAGTGATAATAGCTTTATAGTTTTGTACGAATAGATAACTATTTGATACTTAAATATCTACCATAAGCTGAGCACTTAAAGGTCATTTAGAGCTTGCTTAGCCGAAATAACTATCGCTATGAAAACTCTTATAAAATTaggtaatttgtaattaagatCCGAAGGCGTACTAACACTAATATTGAGTCTATAACTTTACGTGGCCACGATTTCGATTCACAACTCTTATGATAAAGCTTAATAAAGCTCTTTACATTAATCGAATATTGTTcgtgaataaattaacataaggcgttgttaaaatttacgaatttacaattgtaatgtacctatattacttatttagttATCTTAGAGAGCATAAAAACGTATTGCAATCAGAAATCGATGTagatattagattataatatacttataataggatctaaatagaaaaattgaaaTCGAGATTAAACGTAGTGTGAAACGAGAAAAGTGTTATATAGACCACAGAAGACGAAGTCAGATCGAAGACCATATTGGATAAGAAGTACTTGAGCAACTATTAGAAAGCAGTTTGAAGTTTATTGCTTTGCAGAAGCTTTGGCAAGTAtggcaatatttataaagaaattaaatattgacatGCTTAACCTGATGGCTGAAATGCTAAATTATGACTTTAGTAGgtaactaaataaatgttaaaaccgCAGTTTTGCCATACGagatatgttaaataattaaataactaatcagaatgatgatattaatccgcaattttttcattatatttagaaagtATCTCTTACTTCTATTagcatttattcaaaatacgtggtacaaaataatcaaaaattacTTCTCCGTTTTGTAACGCTGGTAGGCACATTTGAACATAACCTATTATTgcttaaatactaaataacgGTATTTACTGATACAgcaatatataaactaataactatgttgatatgtttattattaccaTACGTTGCATCTATGACAGATGGGCGACATGCCGAGCGATATGACATATAGCATTTCGTAGCAACAATCAGCCACTTAGCATgcaacacataatatattgaaccTCGTGTGTGTGTGAGCCGTCACGCACCTCCCATCGTCCGGTCTATATAACACTCGCCGTTTCACTGGCGACGAGGCGGTTTCCTCAACCACCAGAGTCAAGTTCCACCATCTTAATCCTAAACGTCTTCCCGTCAAAGATGAAGTACGACACTCATTACCATTGTCACGTATACACACATGCAACAcacatatctatattatttgttcCACAGTCATGCAATGTCTGATCGATGCCCGTTGACTCATAACATTTAACTAGccacataatatttacagtaCTTGAAATAGAATGTAAGAATTACGATGTAATATCAAATGAAAGGATTAATGTGTTGTGATGTAGTATGTGACCGACGTTGCatgttcaaaatattatacaacgaCTGATgcgaaataaagaaagaaagcgTACGTGCATAGGTCACAACATAAAAGTGCAACAGGACCACTGAAGGTGCATATTAGAGAGAGGTAAGAGCGATtagtatataaacaataattctaATACAATAGGATAGGAACTATCTACCTATAagattacatatacatatagggTTTAGGCTAAGAGAGgggaacataaaaaaataggcTTCTTTTTATAGGCGCTTAAACATGTAACATTGTGTATCAATATTCTAGTGTAACAAGTATTTGTAAGTTTATTGTACGATTTCACTCTTTTTACTTAATGATCACAAtatgttcaatttatattataaccatGAAAATCTTCGCTTCGTGAGTGTAATAACGGTATAAGATTTCAGTAAGTCTTCTAAGCTACTAAACAAAACAGTGTAAGAAACCAGATAGAAGAAGTAACGttctaaattacattataaacattctAGAGGttctatgaatataatttccttattaGGTACCTACGTTAGGTCCACAGCCAAATGCGTCGTGTCTGCACGAATGCGTATAGCGATCTACTCCGATAgaatcttataataataaagttactATTCTCGAATGTTCTTGTGTGTCGCAAGTGGtgttcttaaatataattatttttatatcgtacTGTCCATCTTAATACTAAGAATTTGCTGTAATCCGTAGAATAATGGCAAAACACATTGCGAGCATATTGCGCATTATTCAACACATTATCAACATTAATATTCGGCTTATggtataatattcaataacccAACGCGAAATAATCCAATTACAAACTAGTTTAATCCCGTTAGTTTGTACATGTTTGTAGGTTGAAGTTCTTGAATACAATACCTTGAACAAGGCTTGgttaaaaattgcattaaaattttgcatgaaatattaagtggattattttttttcgcttacatattatatttaagtttatcaCATTAATCTTTATTCCTTAGCAGCcgttttgatttgaaaaagtTAAGGAATTATGCAAACGTCAACCACAGCCTTGACTAACCGATATTTGGCGACGAGTTTTAAGACGTTTAAGTGCTTAAAACAAGAGGAAGCTGACCCTGGTCCGGCGCGCGTCGCCTTTGCCGCGCCGGCCCATGCCGTACTGTCACATGGCCGTGTCGGACGAACTCCCCCCCGGCTTCGCGTCCGAACCGCCCCCNNNNNNNNNNNNNNNNNNNNNNNNNNNNNNNNNNNNNNNNNNNNNNNNNNNNNNNNNNNNNNNNNNNNNNNNNNNNNNNNNNNNNNNNNNNNNNNNNNNNNNNNNNNNNNNNNNNNNNNNNNNNNNNNNNNNNNNNNNNNNNNNNNNNNNNNNNNNNNNNNNNNNNNNNNNNNNNNNNNNNNNNNNNNNNNNNNNNNNNNNNNNNNNNNNNNNNNNNNNNNNNNNNNNNNNNNNNNNNNNNNNNNNNNNNNNNNNNNNNNNNNNNNNNNNNNNNNNNNNNNNNNNNNNNNNNNNNNNNNNNNNNNNNNNNNNNNNNNNNNNNNNNNNNNNNNNNNNNNNNNNNNNNNNNNNNNNNNNNNNNNNNNNNNNNNNNNNNNNNNNNNNNNNNNNNNNNNNNNNNNNNNNNNNNNNNNNNNNNNNNNNNNNNNNNNNNNNNNNNNNNNNNNNNNNNNNNNNNNNNNNNNNNNNNNNNNNNNNNNNNNNNNNNNNNNNNNNNNNNNNNNNNNNNNNNNNNNNNNNNNNNNNNNNNNNNNNNNNNNNNNNNNNNNNNNNNNNNNNNNNNNNNNNNNNNNNNNNNNNNNNNNNNNNNNNNNNNNNNNNNNNNNNNNNNNNNNNNNNNNNNNNNNNNNNNNNNNNNNNNNNNNNNNNNNNNNNNNNNNNNNNNNNNNNNNNNNNNNNNNNNNNNNNNNNNNNNNNNNNNNNNNNNNNNNNNNNNNNNNNNNNNNNNNNNNNNNNNNNNNNNNNNNNNNNNNNNNNNNNNNNNNNNNNNNNNNNNNNNNNNNNNNNNNNNNNNNNNNNNNNNNNNNNNNNNNNNNNNNNNNNNNNNNNNNNNNNNNNNNNNNNNNNNNNNNNNNNNNNNNNNNNNNNNNNNNNNNNNNNNNNNNNNNNNNNNNNNNNNNNNNNNNNNNNNNNNNNNNNNNNNNNNNNNNNNNNNNNNNNNNNNNNNNNNNNNNNNNNNNNNNNNNNNNNNNNNNNNNNNNNNNNNNNNNNNNNNNNNNNNCGCCCCCGCCCCCTGCCTCCTCGTCCCGCGACGTCCTGCTGGCCCCCGCCCCGCCCGCTGATAGACCCGTGAAGTCCAATTTGTACTGTATGAAAATCGCACCGTTAATAACCCATCAATTCCAACAGCTAAGTTCCCTCCATTTCGCATTTCATCTCAAATACATAGGAAGCAAAGATGCGAAGTAAAGGGAACCAAAATCATGGTCACGTCTACACCACCGCTAACGCACCCACCGAGAGAAACGCCATGCATACGtacccatttttatttaacacttattacaacaataattaGTATGGTTTTAGCTTTGGAttagtttcaatataaatattgaacgaCAGCAAAAATGTCGAATCGAAAActagcaataaattattaaatagaaatagcgGTGGacttaaagtttataattggTTTTATAAACCTTAAGAACATTTATCATTGATCACACATAGTCTAAtctaaatagttattataaactGTCATTGCAACATCACATAAACAACATTCATTAATTAGCTATGGGTAAACACCATCAAACAATTCTACACTAATCTTCAGTTAACCACGATGTAGATGTAAAGGCCTCTGATTGTAAGTACTGTATTACAGTGAAAACAACGTTGTTAGTGAAGTacacaataaaactttaaccACACGTATACCTACATTAACCATTCAATACACTATTTTCACTCTTAAATGTAGATGCTTTTCGTAAATTTGGCTTCCAATACATAGGAACTCTCTCGGGCATACAAAGGGAGTACTGAAATTGCGGAAACAGAAAGTAACTTAATTTGAGAGAAAAAAGTTCTGTTAATGGCTCTTTTGGACTGTTTGTCTTGGCCGCACAGAAGGTAAAATCAGAgatttatactaaatttagGTAAATGATACCACAATAACATGCTTGGATGCTACCAACAGGGAAAGTTACAAGGTACACATGTAGaacaatattcaatttgaaaCCATCacgtttttattgaaagaattACCATAGTgggtaataaaatgtatggcCCAGATTGTCCTATAATCGATATATTTCAGTTTGCTGCGTATTCGTGAGAAGTACccgttaattaaaataggtcaaacgaaaaataaacattacgaTAAATTCTGACACCAAGAAAAAATACTAAGTATCTCTATATCAATCTAATATCTAATCACTAAAGAAGAATTATTCTcgttataataactataaaaatgttaattatatgaaaacttaTAAAAGCTCATTACTTCAATTTTGAACTAAATCGCGAGAATAATTCTTCATACTTTAAAAACCACACTGTTAACCCCCTCAAGGCTAATAGACATCAacgaaaaaaatctttaaagtaCTTAACAGGTGCAACACTCTGGTGCCTTTTAACCACTCCCATACTCTTCTCCCACGGCAAAGGTACCTAAGGAACATTACGTTCCAATGCactaaatctttattttgccTAAAAAATCTCTAtaggtttttaaaaatgtgcCATGTGTTGCATTTACATTcgaaaatcaaacaatttatttagtgTGAAAGTTATGGATCACCTTATTTGCGCAGTCGAAACACGTTGTCACAACTTTGCTAATGACATTCATGAGGTGTTTGGTCTCTTGGATGACATTATCAACTTTGCTAAAGGTTGCTGCTCGCCCCACCGTGGGTTCCTTGACCGTAAATTGCAGTTGTTGCACATACGTTGGAACTTTGTCCAAGTGTTCTAATAGCTCCTTTTTAGCTGTACCTGCCGGCACCTtcacacaaatattaataaaaaaatttccatttttcttttttatttaaaatactttttaactatttacagCTTACGAAAATAATGGTACCTGATATGAAAACTGTCGGACAATTTTATACAGTCTATTTGCTTCTTCTGCAAAATATTCTGCTTGCGTAAAAAGATCTTGAGTTGTATTAAGTCGACCTTCACCTTTCGTAAATTGGTACATAGCAAAGGCCATGGAAGACATATTTTTTGCTCTGAAAGGATACAGgttattgtagaaaaaaaaagaatattaaaatggatGAACTGAATTGGTCGGTTGTAAAACATACCTCTTcacaatatcattattttcatcaGCGCCTTGCCATTTTTCTGTTTCTGCATCCATCTCCGAGGACATCATCTTCATTTCAAGCCCCGATTTAGCAATCTTGGCTTGTTCATCGGAGTCCAAGCGAACCGCCTTTAAGGGTTTGCTAGTTGTTCCATGTTTCTGAAAGAATCGGAAGGGTCAGAAAAGAATGGGAAGCGAGAAGTTGTAagataaatactatttaacatACCCCAGGTCGTGGTAAACTGCTGTATTGTTGTTTATCGGGTCTCTCGTCTGTTAAGTCTAAGAGTTCCCTGGCAAGGCGGGCTGCGTCTGCGAGAAGCCAGGCCCACATGTCTACGAACACATCTAGGTTCTCCCGCGCTGCAGCCGATCCCGGGTGCGCCGCCAGAGTCCGCGCCGCCGTCACCACTTGAGGACCGTATATCCTCAAATTGATTTCAGCAAATTTTGCGCTAACTTGAAGGGTCTCGGACATCGCTATGTGCCTAAGCAATTTGCATACCTGTTGAAGTGCCAATTTTCAAtatgacatataaatatatatgtaaatagtttAAGACAATAATGAACCCATGTTTTGCTTAGTATCAAATCTCTAATTTAAGAGAGTATTATacgtattattgtattacagatataatgcaatataatattatataataaaatgtagcttaaaacaaaaaaaaaacctgccTCAATAATATGATCTAATTGCTCATGAAGTTGGCTGGCTATATTGTGCAGTCTCTCTGATTCTCTCTCACCACAGGAACTAGCTGGAAACAAACAACGTGTTATGTcgatattaaagtttattctAACTTCGCTAGCGTTGGCGAACACCTCTGTGATGTGGTATATATTTTGGTTAGTACAAtttcgttaatttatttttattatttttatttatttattatttattttcatacacacatatatttttaacatttacaatttatatatcattgtTGCAAACATATCGCGACAATTGGTGTAATTTTGACCGAATAAATATTAGCTTAATACGTTTGTTCAAACCATTAGTCATGCGTTTTGTTTGCTTTAGCTTTTCCAATAACCAGTACACACAAGTGTTCGCTGCTCATACAAGTACGACTATACCTAATTTTCGTCGTAGGTTACCTATGTGCGCGAGGTCGGAGGCAAGTTTTCTCGCTTGTTCTGCGAGAGGAGCCAAGTCGCGCGCTTGGTCCCTCGCGGCAGCTACCAGGGCGCGTTCCAGCTCTGCAGCGGCACTGGTCGCGCCCGCACACGCGCTTTCCAGTGCAGCTAAAGTCCCACTTACACCCTGTTCCTCCTAAAATTGCagtgtttttacattttaagagttttttaaatttaagaatatttgatatttaactttataaattatacgataagattacatataataaacaggTAAGTTTAAGTCATCATAGAGCATAtacagtggtggctcagtggttataACCtcgaaattaaaagaaaatgtctGCGGTTTGTCGAGCGAGTGTAAAAGAAATGAAGTGATTTTTCAGTTGGTCTGCACATCATCACTATTATTCGAAACGGGGAAGGGAAATAGCGTGCGAAAACCGacatgtcgaagaatcaaaagttcgacatgtgacatctgccaacacgCCCTTGGCCAGTGTAGGTTTTGACCTGAACTCTCGTATTAGGTCCGTGCCCCTGCactgggaacatatatggactgatAATGATCAAGTCCTTACACAAATTCGATTAATGATAAGTATGAACGTTGATGCAAAAGCATGCAAATATACCATCTAGACTTGCAAAATGTTACTTACTAAGGACACAGCGACCGACACTAATCTCTCTAATTCATACGCTATTCTTTCGGCCAGAGCAAGTATTCTCTGTCGGTGTTCGTGCGAGGTATAGGCGGAGTCGGTGAAGTCGTGTGTGCGTTCAACGAGCGCTCTTAGGGTTGACGCCAAGGCTCTTCTTCGGGCCCCGTCAGCACCTCCGCGCGCCCTTGCTGCGCGGACTTGCGTCGACAACCCGCGCAGGGCACCTAATGCAGTTCCAGCTTCCCATTGAGCTGCCTACCAAAAATCCAATACGCGATCTTTTGGTGCTTCACACATGATTAGATACAATTAAACCATCTCgacaactaaataaataataatcgtcGTGGCGTACTTTACGGTTGTCTGGAATGGTTTAATTATACAGGCAGTAACAtgcagtttataaaatataataataaataaattaatctatttttgATCAGTATAAGCATTTCTAAATTGATTTGCCTTTTAcagtacattattttattatacgcGATAGCttaaaatgttgatatttaACAGAATGGAcaaacgtataaaataatatgtaagagAGAACGTGTAGGCTTATGGTGTTACGCGTAAGCTAATCTGCCTATTTTaagatttacataattttatatatttttcgagGCACGAAGCGTTGACTATAGCTTATGAGTTTGCCAATTTAGCGTGATTTTGCACCGTCGAATAGCTATTTCGTAAACGCCTGGATAAAATGAGACaggtactttattaaaaactggTAACTGAAGCATagcataaatgtataatgcaaTGGAAGGTTTGTAATTATTtcctattatttatgtatatatactatgCTTCCCCACTCTttaagaaatgaaatatttaaactgcATTCATTACTTACATAACTGATGACGACTACGTTTATGTCACTTTCACATTTCAGAAGTTTGGGAGAGCATTATCTAAAGTGGCTTGTACAAgcattatgtatatttctacTAAAAAAGTACGtgaattgatttgaaaaagtagaaaaatattttgttttacctAAACAAATTCTTTATACCTGTTCTTGACTGTCCGAGAAAGGTTGcaactacaataaaaataaaagtgttcatcttaaaaattgaaaataagatAAGTAAAATACggaattttttaaaagcttGTAACTCATGCCACACTTAAATAatgtgagtgagtgagtgattTACAAGTTTAAAATGGATATtaattctaaatgtataaagttaTAGGTACATAACACGCAAAACGTAACCCAGATCTTTGATCATCGGGTCAGCTGTAGGATTAAAGGGCTATCTTGCAAATAAGGGCAAAGACAATGGAATAAATCTGACCGAGTAGTTTATAGCAAAGGTGTAAgcgttaaaaaaatcacaattttgattcttataataaataataaaacaaacaaaaaagactgaatttattaatgtcgTACAGATGAAATCAgcagatattataaatatcaacttGTCGTAAATGCAAATGGCAGAGCTTAAATCTTACCTAAATAGAATTATCGTCAAACGAAATTTCTATTCTGAATTTAAGAGTTATACCATCATTTTTAAAGCGTTTAAATTTAGCATTGTTCATAAGAAGTACCCAAATGACTACTTACTAAATATGACAATTAAATCGTAAACATGTAAACGTTAATTTTATGCCCTAAAAATACCGTATTGTTTAATTTGCAAACATGTCTAAGTAAAATAACACCTCTTAAAATTTGTTAggttatattgtatattaaaacgaaaacatACGAAGTACCtacactaaataataaaaattatctaaattgtttataaagttGTAGATTGAGAAGCACATAGTGATTATAAATGATACTTAAATTTCTTATCAGTAACTAAGCCATGCAAAAGAGTAACAGGGAAGATTTACAAGAATAGCGTGtgcaaaaaatatactcaTAAATTCATATACCTGAAGACCGTAAAACTACTAACTTCGAGGGAAAAGTTAATAATCGAAAACcgataaatgtatttgttacaTCAGGGAAGTCTAATTCTACACCTTTgtgatatttgaattttgtgaCCAATTTCATGCAAAGCGAACATTcacgtaaataattattatttaaaggtcGAATAATAAAGCTTGTCATTTTAGCGCATTACATTAAACTCAACCTGTTGTTCCTTCGGTGCTTTTATAAGCTTTTGTCCTATTCATCAAGTGGAGGTTTAATACACAACCTCCGGCTCTAAGATTAGTACGTAATTATATGAAGTCAATAAAGGTGTTACGTTTTACGACAAAATATAATCCGGGAAATACGTCgcaaacgtattttttatagttattggAGCGTAGCCAGTGTTTAAATCAATTTGTGTGCACGTAAGCGCCATATTCACGAATGTTGATGTGTTTATGAAGGTCCTACATTTTTACGTTCTCTAGGCGGCTATCTTGATACAATTCGGtttttgaataatgtttattttcgaaataaaactctacgtatgtatattttgtatataatttttataaaattaaaacatgtacCAATTATGGAgatcattgaaataaacaataagctcttaataaattaaaagtgtgTTTAAGATGCAAAAATAAAGtgcagtaaataattatatatcgaGATAACGCGACATAACAACAACTTgacaaagttttataaaagctCATTCAAATTTAGTATATGAAGGCTCACCTGCTCTTTATCACGAGAGTAGGTtaccttaataaataaattttgtacgattaataataaatataatttaatctttcTATAGTAAATAgcttttacttatttttatttcttatgctACGCACACAcattatctacatatttattgagcaaatatttatatattgactagcaaacccggcgaactccgtttcgccaccatatggttgtatgtgaaaaatcattttccggcttttctgttgaaatttttcctgaattttctatgctataaacctcacggtgcccgagacctttccaacgaatgcaaaaccgtggaaatcggttcgtgcgttctggagttatagcgtcaggaaggaaaacccgacttatttttatatagtagataaattggactaaagtgaagtcccgtgtcccctactggggtatggggcagatgatatacatctgtttcattgatcgattttctttatggacaagtagatgatcagccttctgtatcctgccagaccgggacatttttttttattatccccACCGGggatcgaacccaggacccctcggttccaCGCTCACgtgtttaccactgtaccaaggaggcggtcaggATAAATTGGACTAAgcgtgttttaaaattttttgttaatgataATAGTTAAATAGTCTAAAAATCAGACCTCTTGTGATTGCTCCTCATGGCCGGGCAGGCCGTCTCGAACTACGTAATGTATCAGATCCATAGCTCGTCTCATTTGACAAAACACGGTATCACGGTTTTCTCTTGCAGAGGCGCTCCCTGGATGCCTTAAACACgtctaaaacaaacaaaatgataCTATGTGTTCAAGAAGCCATTCCACATtctgtacatttttatcagATTGAAACTTATTTTTCAACGAAACAGAAACTGTTTCTCTATCGTATCTGACTGTTAATTACATGCAATTGTAGTTATCGTGTATTATATACCTTCATAGGATTGTGGTGAACAAAGAGAATTGGGTTACATAACTGGGATCAATGTCCACTGGGGTTTTTCCCCCGTATAATTTGCATGTTACATTATTCACCCTGACTAATCACCCACTTCCGCAGTTATGTATTTAATCTGTTTcactatttatatgaattattctaaatttaatatataatttgaatgaatttacaaaaaaattgaagtGAAAGAGAAAGTAGTACGGTAAATTTATTGGAATTTATAGCGAATGAATGTAGAATATTTACTAAGACTCTATTATCATTGGACTGAAAGAAACATAAGTACTGGTATTTGGAAAAAATAAGGTATTTGTAAGAGAGCTTGGGTAAAAGTGCTGACAAATTAAGGCCTGTAAAGGCGG harbors:
- the LOC119829762 gene encoding alpha-catulin isoform X6, producing the protein MDALSDDDEYTCREPQISSLVATRGEAAAGGAAVQRVGAAVACAVERFVAVGETIADDNPDVRHSMVLACKEARAAGRAIERVCTGSDGSGMVTAARGLLAAVTRVLLLADMVVVRQLLLAKDKVARSLDRLESVSNFAEFVRAFTEFGGSMVELARLTAERRADLRDERRRAQVAAARNVLERSTLMLLTSSKTCLRHPGSASARENRDTVFCQMRRAMDLIHYVVRDGLPGHEEQSQEVTYSRDKEQLQPFSDSQEQAAQWEAGTALGALRGLSTQVRAARARGGADGARRRALASTLRALVERTHDFTDSAYTSHEHRQRILALAERIAYELERLVSVAVSLEEQGVSGTLAALESACAGATSAAAELERALVAAARDQARDLAPLAEQARKLASDLAHIGNLRRKLASSCGERESERLHNIASQLHEQLDHIIEVCKLLRHIAMSETLQVSAKFAEINLRIYGPQVVTAARTLAAHPGSAAARENLDVFVDMWAWLLADAARLARELLDLTDERPDKQQYSSLPRPGKHGTTSKPLKAVRLDSDEQAKIAKSGLEMKMMSSEMDAETEKWQGADENNDIVKRAKNMSSMAFAMYQFTKGEGRLNTTQDLFTQAEYFAEEANRLYKIVRQFSYQVPAGTAKKELLEHLDKVPTYVQQLQFTVKEPTVGRAATFSKVDNVIQETKHLMNVISKVVTTCFDCANKYSLCMPERVPMYWKPNLRKASTFKSENSVLNG
- the LOC119829762 gene encoding alpha-catulin isoform X8, translating into MDALSDDDEYTCREPQISSLVATRGEAAAGGAAVQRVGAAVACAVERFVAVGETIADDNPDVRHSMVLACKEARAAGRAIERVCTGSDGSGMVTAARGLLAAVTRVLLLADMVVVRQLLLAKDKVARSLDRLESVSNFAEFVRAFTEFGGSMVELARLTAERRADLRDERRRAQVAAARNVLERSTLMLLTSSKTCLRHPGSASARENRDTVFCQMRRAMDLIHYVVRDGLPGHEEQSQEAAQWEAGTALGALRGLSTQVRAARARGGADGARRRALASTLRALVERTHDFTDSAYTSHEHRQRILALAERIAYELERLVSVAVSLEEQGVSGTLAALESACAGATSAAAELERALVAAARDQARDLAPLAEQARKLASDLAHIGNLRRKLASSCGERESERLHNIASQLHEQLDHIIEVCKLLRHIAMSETLQVSAKFAEINLRIYGPQVVTAARTLAAHPGSAAARENLDVFVDMWAWLLADAARLARELLDLTDERPDKQQYSSLPRPGKHGTTSKPLKAVRLDSDEQAKIAKSGLEMKMMSSEMDAETEKWQGADENNDIVKRAKNMSSMAFAMYQFTKGEGRLNTTQDLFTQAEYFAEEANRLYKIVRQFSYQVPAGTAKKELLEHLDKVPTYVQQLQFTVKEPTVGRAATFSKVDNVIQETKHLMNVISKVVTTCFDCANKYSLCMPERVPMYWKPNLRKASTFKSENSVLNG
- the LOC119829762 gene encoding alpha-catulin isoform X2 — encoded protein: MAAAGLPDFDVYLTQIKTHSVERTLLPLVKQISSLVATRGEAAAGGAAVQRVGAAVACAVERFVAVGETIADDNPDVRHSMVLACKEARAAGRAIERVCTGSDGSGMVTAARGLLAAVTRVLLLADMVVVRQLLLAKDKVARSLDRLESVSNFAEFVRAFTEFGGSMVELARLTAERRADLRDERRRAQVAAARNVLERSTLMLLTSSKTCLRHPGSASARENRDTVFCQMRRAMDLIHYVVRDGLPGHEEQSQEVTYSRDKEQLQPFSDSQEQAAQWEAGTALGALRGLSTQVRAARARGGADGARRRALASTLRALVERTHDFTDSAYTSHEHRQRILALAERIAYELERLVSVAVSLEEQGVSGTLAALESACAGATSAAAELERALVAAARDQARDLAPLAEQARKLASDLAHIGNLRRKLASSCGERESERLHNIASQLHEQLDHIIEVCKLLRHIAMSETLQVSAKFAEINLRIYGPQVVTAARTLAAHPGSAAARENLDVFVDMWAWLLADAARLARELLDLTDERPDKQQYSSLPRPGKHGTTSKPLKAVRLDSDEQAKIAKSGLEMKMMSSEMDAETEKWQGADENNDIVKRAKNMSSMAFAMYQFTKGEGRLNTTQDLFTQAEYFAEEANRLYKIVRQFSYQVPAGTAKKELLEHLDKVPTYVQQLQFTVKEPTVGRAATFSKVDNVIQETKHLMNVISKVVTTCFDCANKVPLPWEKSMGVVKRHQSVAPVKYFKDFFR